A DNA window from Patagioenas fasciata isolate bPatFas1 chromosome 1, bPatFas1.hap1, whole genome shotgun sequence contains the following coding sequences:
- the LOC136100790 gene encoding histone H2A.J, whose amino-acid sequence MSGRGKQGGKVRAKAKSRSSRAGLQFPVGRVHRLLRKGNYAERVGAGAPVYMAAVLEYLTAEILELAGNAARDNKKTRIIPRHLQLAIRNDEELNKLLGKVTIAQGGVLPNIQAVLLPKKTESHKAKSK is encoded by the coding sequence ATGTCAGGCCGCGGGAAGCAGGGAGGTAAAGTCCGAGCCAAGGCCAAGTCGCGCTCGTCGCGGGCCGGGCTGCAGTTCCCCGTGGGTCGTGTCCACCGGCTGCTGCGCAAGGGCAACTATGCAGAGCGGGTTGGGGCTGGAGCACCTGTGTACATGGCGGCCGTGCTGGAGTACCTGACGGCCGAGATCCTGGAGCTGGCGGGCAACGCGGCCCGCGACAACAAGAAGACGCGCATCATCCCCCGCCACCTGCAGCTGGCCATCCGCAACGACGAGGAGCTCAACAAGCTGCTGGGCAAGGTGACCATCGCGCAGGGTGGGGTGCTGCCCAACATCCAGGCCGTGCTGCTGCCCAAGAAGACTGAGAGTCATAAGGCAAAAAGCAAATAA
- the LOC136100748 gene encoding histone H1.01, with translation MSETAPAAAPAVAAPAAKAAAKKPKKAASGSKARKPAGPSVTELITKAVSASKERKGLSLAALKKALAAGGYDVEKNNSRIKLGLKSLVSKGTLVQTKGTGASGSFRLSKKPGEVKEKAPKKRAAAAKAKKPAAKKPASAAKKPKKAAAVKKSPKKAKKPAAAAAKKAAKSPKKATKAAKPKKAAATAKSPAKAKSVKPKAAKPKAAKPKAAKAKKAAAKK, from the coding sequence ATGTCGGAgaccgctcccgccgccgctcccgctgTCGCGGCCCCCGCCGCTAAAGCCGCCGCCAAGAAGCCGAAGAAAGCTGCGAGCGGCTCCAAAGCCCGCAAGCCCGCGGGCCCCAGCGTCACCGAGCTGATCACCAAGGCCGTGTCCGCCTCCAAGGAGCGCAAGGGGCTCTCGCTTGCCGCGCTCAAGAAGGCGCTGGCCGCCGGCGGCTACGATGTGGAGAAGAACAACAGCCGTATCAAACTGGGGCTCAAAAGCCTTGTCAGCAAGGGCACTCTGGTGCAGACCAAGGGCACAGGCGCCTCTGGCTCCTTCCGACTCAGCAAGAAGCCTGGAGAAGTGAAGGAAAAAGCCCCCAAAAAGCGGGCAGCCGCAGCCAAGGCCAAGAAACCAGCGGCAAAGAAGCCTGCCAGCGCAGCCAAGAAGCCCAAGAAGGCAGCGGCAGTGAAGAAGAGCCCCAAGAAAGCCAAGAAGCCGGCGGCTGCggcagccaagaaagcagctaaGAGCCCCAAGAAGGCGACTAAGGCTGCCAAGCCCAAAAAGGCGGCGGCAACAGCGAAGAGCCCGGCCAAGGCAAAGTCAGTGAAGCCTAAAGCAGCCAAGCCCAAGGCGGCCAAGCCCAAAGCAGCCAAGGCGAAGAAGGCGGCGGCCAAGAAGTGA
- the LOC136100863 gene encoding histone H2B 7-like: MPELSKSAPAPKKGSKKAVTKTQKKGDKKRKRARKESYSIYVYKVLKQVHPDTGISSKAMGIMNSFVNDIFERIAGEASRLAHYNKRSTITSREIQTAVRLLLPGELAKHAVSEGTKAVTKYTSSK, translated from the coding sequence ATGCCTGAACTGTCAAAGTCTGCTCCAGCCCCCAAAAAGGGCTCCAAGAAGGCAGTCACCAAGACGCAGAAGAAGGGTGACAAGAAGCGCAAGAGAGCGCGGAAGGAGAGCTACTCCATCTACGTGTACAAGGTGCTGAAGCAGGTGCACCCCGACACGGGCATCTCGTCCAAGGCCATGGGCATCATGAACTCGTTCGTCAACGACATCTTCGAGCGCATCGCCGGCGAGGCCTCGCGCCTGGCGCACTACAACAAGCGCTCCACCATCACGTCGCGGGAGATCCAGACGGCCGTGCGGCTCCTGCTGCCCGGCGAACTGGCCAAGCACGCCGTCTCCGAGGGCACCAAGGCTGTCACCAAGTACACCAGCTCCAAGTAA
- the LOC136100891 gene encoding histone H4 codes for MSGRGKGGKGLGKGGAKRHRKVLRDNIQGITKPAIRRLARRGGVKRISGLIYEETRGVLKVFLENVIRDAVTYTEHAKRKTVTAMDVVYALKRQGRTLYGFGG; via the coding sequence ATGTCTGGCAGAGGCAAAGGCGGAAAGGGGCTCGGCAAGGGGGGCGCCAAGCGCCACCGCAAGGTGCTGCGTGACAACATCCAGGGCATCACCAAGCCGGCCATCCGCCGCCTGGCTCGGCGCGGCGGCGTCAAGCGCATCTCGGGGCTCATCTACGAGGAGACTCGCGGAGTGCTGAAGGTGTTCCTGGAGAACGTGATCCGCGACGCTGTCACCTACACCGAGCACGCCAAGAGAAAGACTGTGACAGCCATGGACGTGGTTTATGCCCTTAAACGCCAGGGACGCACTCTCTACGGCTTCGGCGGTTAA
- the LOC136100848 gene encoding histone H2B 1/2/3/4/6, giving the protein MPEPAKSAPAPKKGSKKAVTKTQKKGDKKRKKSRKESYSIYVYKVLKQVHPDTGISSKAMGIMNSFVNDIFERIAGEASRLAHYNKRSTITSREIQTAVRLLLPGELAKHAVSEGTKAVTKYTSSK; this is encoded by the coding sequence ATGCCCGAACCGGCCAAGTCTGCCCCCGCGCCTAAGAAGGGCTCCAAGAAGGCTGTCACTAAGACGCAGAAGAAGGGCGACAAGAAGCGCAAGAAGAGTCGTAAGGAGAGCTATTCCATCTACGTGTACAAGGTGCTGAAGCAGGTGCACCCCGACACGGGCATCTCGTCCAAGGCCATGGGCATCATGAACTCGTTCGTCAACGACATCTTCGAGCGCATCGCTGGCGAGGCCTCGCGCCTGGCGCACTACAACAAGCGCTCCACCATCACGTCGCGGGAGATCCAGACGGCCGTGCGGCTCCTGCTGCCCGGCGAGCTGGCCAAGCACGCCGTCTCCGAGGGCACCAAGGCTGTCACCAAGTACACCAGCTCCAAATAG